GCGTGCGTTCGGTGACCGAAACGAGCATGATGTTCATGATGCCGATCCCGCCGACCAGCAGGGATACGAGCGCCACCGACGCCAACAGCGCGGTAAACGTCTGCGTGGTCTCGCCCAATGTGGCGCTGACGTCGTTGTTGGAGCGTACCGAAAAATCGTTCTCCTGGCCTTCAGCGAGATTGTGACGCCGCCGCAGGACATTCTCAACTTCGACCGTCGCCAGGTCCATCAGACTCTCATCGGCGACGCGCAGCGTGACCGACCCGTACGTGTCGCGTCCCAACACACGATAGAGCGCTGTCTGCAACGGCACTAAAATCATGTCGTCGGGATTAAACCACCCCTGCGATCCCTTCTCCTGCAGCACGCCTTTGACCGCGAAGTTGATGCCGCGAATCTTGATCGTGCGGCCGATCGGGTCATCTTCGCCGAACAGATTATCGGCGACGATCTTGCCGATGACACAGACGCGCTGCCGTCGCGCGTCATCAGAAACCGTGAAGAACTCGCCGTTGGCGACCGGCGAATTGCGCACCCATTCGAAGTCGGCGGTCGTGCCTGTCACGCGAGTGTTCCAGTTTTTGTTTTCGTATTTGACCTGATAGGAGCCGCTGGCTTCGGGTACGACGGCGGTGATGGAGGGACACTCCTTCGCCAACGCATCCGCGTCATCCTGATCGAGCGATTCGACGGCGCCCGCTGCCAGTCGCACATGCCCCATCATCGAAGCACCCGGTCGAACAAAGAGCAGATTGGCGCCCAGAGACGTGATGCGATCGGTGACCGCCCGCTGGGCCCCGGTGCCGAGCGCCACCATGGTGATGACCGCGGCCACTCCGATGATGATCCCCAGCATGGTCAGCGCCGAGCGCATCTTGTTGGAGCTGAGCGCGGTGGTCGCCACACCCATGGCTTCGCCCAGACTGATGCCGGAACCGACGCGTACGCCTGTGTCTGATGAGCTCATGTGCTCCGGATTGCCTCAGCGGGAGCGCTGCATGCCCGGCACACTGCTGCGTTCGCGCATGCGGTCACGAAAATCGGCGCGTTGCTGCAGGGCGCCGGAAGACAGATTGTAGAGAACGGTATCGCCCTCGGCCACACCCTCGACGATTTCGATGTCTTCGTAGTTGGACAGGCCGGTTGTGACCGGGCGCCACTGAGTCAGTCCGTTGCTCCGTACTTCGACGGCCGGTCCCATCCGGCCCCCACGACGCGGCGGTCCCTCGCCGGCAATCGCATCGCTTGCGGAGAACTGGCGTGGAACATTGGTGGTGTCGCGGTTTTCGGGGCGCGTCTCGCGTGGGCGCATCTGCACCGCGCGCGCCGGTATCATGATCGTGTTGCGCGACTCGGCGATCACAATCTCGCAGGTGGCGTTCATTCCCGCCTTCAGAAGGAAATCCTCGTTTTTGACGAGCGCGGTGACCTCGAAAACCGTGACATTCTGCTCGACTTTGGCCAGCGGCGCGATGCGCTGGACGATGCCCTCCAGACTCAGATCGGAGAAGGCATCGGGGCTGATTTTGGCGACCAAGCCGGGCTCGACGCGCCCGATGTCGGTCTCATCGACGTCGGCGACAACGTACACTTTGTCCATCCGGGCCACGGTGCACAACAACGTGCCGCCGGTCACGGTCGTGGTCCCCGAGGAGATGACCTGGCCGATCTCGACGGGCCGTGTCAATACGATACCGTCAATCGGTGCGCGGACTTCGGTATCCTCCAATCGCTCCTGCGCCGTTGAGAGCGCGGCCCGTGCACGCACAAATTGCGAGTTGGCCTGCTCATAGGTCAGCACGACTTGATCGAGTTCATTGGCCGATGCCAGGCCCTGTTCCATCAGCGATTGGGCCCGGTCGCGTTCGCGTTGACGCTGCCGCACAGTCGCTTCGGCAACCGCCAAATCGGCTTTGGCCTGTTCATAGTCGTTTTCAGCCGTGACCCGGTTGAGCCGCGCGATCAGATCTCCCTTATGAACAAAGCTCCCCTCCTGGATCGGCAATTCGATGATTTCGCCGGAAGCCTTCGATTTGACCTCGACCTGCTCGACCGGATCGATCCGACCCGTAGCGGTGATCGATACGACCAGATCGCCTCGTTCGGCGACGGCCTCGCGCACAAACGACAGGGCCGTGGCCGCGTCATCACCGCGATTCGAGTACCACCAATACCCGCCGGCGACTAACGCGACGATGATGACTCCCCAGATGATCCGCTTCATTCCACAGCCGCCCTTTCGACCAATCCTACGACCGCGCCCGTTGCATTCGCAGTGACTAAAATGCCCGTGTGACTACCCATCCCGGACGCATGTACCTGCTTGTGGGATAGCAACCGTCCAATCAGTCTGTCTCGGACAGCTCTCTGACCGCACATGGAATATAATACCACCCAAGCTGTTAGTGGCTCCCTCGAATGCGGCTGCCAGACCCGACTATTTGACAAGATTCGAAGCTGAACCACGGCGTCCTGATTTGAACCGTTCCGTTCAGCCACGCATTCAATCAGAAGGATATACCCCGATGGAGCTCGTTCGGGTGAGGCAGGAGTCTGATTGCTGGGGGTCAGATCACAACTTGGTCGCCCTGTACGAGGGTCATGGGGTCGTCGATGCGCAACGGTTCCGCCGAGAGAAACCCCTGTCCGTATCGAACACCGATCCGCGCTCCGAAGGAGCGGGCCATCGTGTCCAGCGACCACATATAGTCGCGGGTCTTCCTCGGGTTGAGAAACTGCGTCTTGTGCGCGGAGAGCGCCGCCATCCACTGGTCAAACTGGGCGGAGATGTCGACGACAAACGACGGGCTGACGCTCGAAGGGAGAAAGTAGTGATAGATTGCCGCCACGCGATGTGCGTCGTGCGGACCGCCGAGCTTTGCCAACGAAGCGAGGTTGGCGGCGTTCATGACAATGCGCCCAGCCGCCAGATGGTCGGGGTGTGATTGCCGCCGTCCCGTGAATCCATCCCAATGCGGGGCGAGGATGATTCGGGGACGGTGTTTGCGGATGAGCGCCGCCAGCGCCGCGCGGTGCTCGTAGCTGTCGGCCAGTTTCGAGTCACCCCAGTCGAATCGTTTGATGATCGTCGCACCCATGATGCGGGCGGCTTCATCGGCCTCCTTGCGACGGACACCCCGGTTGCCCCCGGTCCCCATCTCACCTTCGGTGAGAAGAACGATCCCGACTTTCCGTCCCTGCTGCGCCATCTTGCATAGGACACCGCCGGTGCCGACCTCGACATCATCGGGGTGTGCTCCGACAGAGATCAGGTCGTACGGGGCGGCGGCGGGATGCGATTTGTGCATGCGCTTCGCGGACATGCCCCAAAGTTATTGGCCCGTTCGGGTCGAGCCAAGGGGAACATTGGGAATACGACTCGCGGTTACCCTCATTGCCTCCAGCCAAACAATGAGTATCTTACAGACGGGTCTTTTACCACCGCCGGGGATGCACCGACATCGACTTGATGATGTCCCGTGCCTGCCGATAAAACTCTCGGAGCAGGGTGCGACACGTAACATGGGACGAATGCGACATTGGCGCCAACCGTCGTGGCCGTCGCTGCGGCGGACATGGTGCATCGGGCTGCTGGGACTGTTGATGCTCTCCCTGGCCGATGCCGCCACGGTCGACCAGGGCGGCCTGACCAGCGGCGGCGCGATCGGCGGTTCGGCGGGACAGACCGCAGTCATCCGGCGGCAATCGGCGGATGCCCGAGTCGACGACGGTTTCTGGTATGGCGTGGCATGCGACTGCCGTTACCAGGGTGACTTCGACGAAGACGGAATCATCACTGTCTTCGACGTGGTCATTCTCGTGAACATTGCCTTCCGCAATGGTGAAATGCCGCTTGCCGACCCGTACTGTCCGCACAAGAATCGCGCCGATGTCACCTGTGACGGACTGATCAACGTCTTTGATGCCGTGGTCGTCGTGTCCACCGCTTTCCGCGACGACGACCAGCGTTGCGATCCCTGTACCGACTGAACGCGACTGTCTGTTAGATTCTCCTTAAACATCGCTTCGCGCGACCATTCCTGTTAGACTGTCCGTCGAAGAGGGACTGTCGCGATGCCCGACTGGCTGATCGCCATCGATACCCGTCTGTTTCTGCAACTCAACGTCGGCTCCGCCAACGAATTCTTCGACTGGCTCATGCCGATCGTGACGTCGATCACATACATCCGTTATGCGGTTGCGGCGGCATTGATTCCACTGGTTGTTTTCGGCGGAGGTAAAGGGCGGGCGGTCGTGCTGATTGCTATCGTACTGGTCGCGATCACCGATCAGACGGCATCGTATCTGCTCAAGCCGTTGGTGGGACGGCCCCGTCCCTGCCACGATGTCGAGGGGGCGCGCATCCTGACCCGCTGCGGCCGGACCTTGTCGTTTCCATCGGGTCATGCGACATCGACCATGGCGGCCGCGCTCTTCTTCGGTCTGCTTTATCGTCGGTGGCTCTGGACGTTGATCGGGGTGTCTGTCCTGGTTTCGTATTCACGCGTCTATGTCGGCGTTCATTATCCCTTCGACTTGCTGGGCGGCTGGGTCTACGGCGGCCTCTGCGGGCTGGGGATGATCTCGCTGTATCGGCGTCATCTGCGCGTGTTGCTGGCTCGTTGGCGGGTTTTCGCCGATACGCCTTCAGCACCCGGCGGAGCGGGGGACCGATGATGGCGCGGATCGTCGGCTGGACGATGCTGCTTTTGGCAATCCTGGGAGCGTGCTCTCCCGGTAAGCAGAAGAAACCGCTGGTGATCCTCGCGGCGGCATCGCTGCAGAATCCTCTGGATTCATTGCTGTCGGAGTTTGAGCGGGAAAACGACACCGACGTGCGGGTCGCCTACGGCGCATCGGGGATGCTCGCGCAGCAGATCCGCAGCGGCGCGCGGGCCGATCTGTTTCTCACCGCCGACACGACATGGATCGAACGGTTGCTCGACGGCGACGTCGACCGCATAGCGGCATGGACTCCGTGGCTGACCAATCGGCTGGTCGTCGCGGTGCATAAAAACGCAACGTACCGCGTCGATTCATTGGCTGATTTGAAAGCGGAAGCGATCGCACACATCGTGATCGCCGATCCACAGTCAGCACCGGTCGGGCGGTATGCCGAAGCCGCATTGCGCCAGTGCGGCCTCTCTGGGCAGGTGCAGGACCGCATGATCATCGCGGAGAATGCCGCGGCGGCGACGCGAACGCTGCGCGTCGGATTGGCCGATGCGGCGATCGTCTATGAGACCGACCTGCGGCCGTTCACGGATTTGCGCATCGGTTGCATCGTTCCCGACACGCTTTATCCTCCTGTTGTATATGGATTGGTCGTGCTCGACCGGATGCCCGCAAACGATGCGTCACGCGCCGAACTGCTCGGTTTCCTGATTTCCGAACGCGCGCGATCGGTGTTTGCACAGGCGGGATTTCAGCCGTTGCCGCAACAGATGCGTTTGTCGGCAGGTGGACAGTGACGCAGGCCGATTGGGATGCGCTGCGTCTGTCGCTGGTGATCGCACTCGGGGCGACCGCATGGATCACGATTCCCGGGATCGCAGTCGGCGGACTACTCGGACGCAGGAAACTGCGAGGACGCGCCCTGATCGAATCCGTTGTCGCATTGCCGTTGGTATTGCCGCCGGTTGTGACTGGGTTTGCCGTACTCTATCTCTCGTCGCCGCGCGGGCCGCTCGGATCGGTCTGGGATGCGATTGGAGGTACACCCGCGTTCACACCGTGGGGCGCGATACTGGCGTCGGGAATCGTCGCCTTTCCGCTTCTTGCCCGCAGCGCGGCGGCGGCATTTGCCGGAGTCGATGAACGATTGGTCGACACGGCGCGCGGTTTCGGCGCCGGCCGCGTCCTGATTCTCCGGTCAGTGATCTGGCCACAAACGAAAGCCGGTATCGGTTCGGGTGTGTTGCTGGCGTTCGGACGCGCATTGGGTGAATTCGGCGCGACCGTGATCGTTGCCGGAAACATTCCGGGAATGACGCAGACGATTCCCTCGGCCATCTACCAGCGCGTGCAAATCGGCGATGACGCCGGCGCGTTGCGGCTCGTATTGATCGCGGCGATTCTTGCTCTCGCCACGATCGGCTGGGCAACCGTGATACTGAATCGCCGCAGTGTTGTTCAATGAGCCGTAGGGGCACGGCGCGCCGTGCCCCTACGGTCAGCCGAAGAATCATCCGATGATTACAATATGAACCCGCTGTCGACAAAGCGTGTCCTTGTCACCGGCGCGGCCGGATTCATCGGCTCGCATCTGACCGAACGATTGATGGGATTGGGCTCGCGCGTTCGCGCCCTGCTGCGTTATGACTCACAAAACCGCCTGGGCCATCTCGCAGAACTGCCCAACCTTGACAAGATCGAAATCGTCCGCGGTGATCTGAAAGACCCTGAAGCGGTTCGAAGCGTAGTAAACGGTTGCGAGTATGTTTTCCATCTTGGCGCATTAATCGGGATTCCGTTTTCGTATCAGAATCCCACAGACTACGTGCAGACCAACGTCGTCGGCACTCTGCATGTTCTTAATGCCTGTCGCGATGCGGGCGTGAGGCGGCTGGTGCATACGTCGACATCGGAGGTCTACGGCACCGCGCAATTCGTGCCGATCACGCTCGATCATTCTCGTCGTGGACAGTCGCCGTATGCGGCGTCGAAGATCGGCGCCGATGCGTTGGTCGAGTCATACGCTCGTGCCTTCGATCTACCCGCGGTGATCCTGAGGCCGTTTAACACCTATGGCCCGCGCCAGTCGCCGCGCGCAGTCATCCCGACAATCATCCGTCAGGCGCTGACCGGGAACGTGATTCGTCTGGGCGCGACCGATCCGACACGCGACTTTCTGTATGTCGCCGATACGGTGTCGGGATTCATCGCCGCGGCGACAGCAGATCTGCCGCCGGGCACCGAACTGCACATCGGCACCGGAGTGGAGACTTCAATCGGCGATGTCGTGAAGATTGTCGGGGAGATCCTGGGCAAACCGCTCGATGTCGTCACCGAACCGCAGCGCATCCGTCCCGCACAGTCCGAGGTCGAACGCCTCTGCTGCGACTACTCCCGTGCCAGCGACCTGATGGGCTGGAACCCGACGGTGGATGTGAAATCAGGAATCACCAAAGTCATCGACTGGATGATGAAGCAAGAGTCTGCATCACACGCCGCTCGCCTGCCCCACGAGCAGTACACGACCTGACGCCGAGGCCACTCACGCGGAGAGAAGCATCGCGTGAATTGGAAGCAGTGAATCGCTCACTGATCCTGCGCAGGTGCTTCCAGTAGTTCGTCGAGAACTATAACTTCCACGCGGTTGAATCGACGCAGTTGGATGTCATTTGTTAGAAATACGTCGGCGCGTTGTGTGAGAGCAGTGGCCAGTTGTATTGCATCAGGTGGTTTCAGGTTGAGTGTAGCCCGAATG
This genomic window from Candidatus Zixiibacteriota bacterium contains:
- a CDS encoding ABC transporter permease; this encodes MSSSDTGVRVGSGISLGEAMGVATTALSSNKMRSALTMLGIIIGVAAVITMVALGTGAQRAVTDRITSLGANLLFVRPGASMMGHVRLAAGAVESLDQDDADALAKECPSITAVVPEASGSYQVKYENKNWNTRVTGTTADFEWVRNSPVANGEFFTVSDDARRQRVCVIGKIVADNLFGEDDPIGRTIKIRGINFAVKGVLQEKGSQGWFNPDDMILVPLQTALYRVLGRDTYGSVTLRVADESLMDLATVEVENVLRRRHNLAEGQENDFSVRSNNDVSATLGETTQTFTALLASVALVSLLVGGIGIMNIMLVSVTERTREIGVRMALGARRRDILTQFLIESTSLAVIGGIVGIALGIGLTVALARFYGWNTLVSPQSVLLSFGFSAVVGIFFGMYPARKAALLDPIDALRYE
- a CDS encoding efflux RND transporter periplasmic adaptor subunit; the encoded protein is MKRIIWGVIIVALVAGGYWWYSNRGDDAATALSFVREAVAERGDLVVSITATGRIDPVEQVEVKSKASGEIIELPIQEGSFVHKGDLIARLNRVTAENDYEQAKADLAVAEATVRQRQRERDRAQSLMEQGLASANELDQVVLTYEQANSQFVRARAALSTAQERLEDTEVRAPIDGIVLTRPVEIGQVISSGTTTVTGGTLLCTVARMDKVYVVADVDETDIGRVEPGLVAKISPDAFSDLSLEGIVQRIAPLAKVEQNVTVFEVTALVKNEDFLLKAGMNATCEIVIAESRNTIMIPARAVQMRPRETRPENRDTTNVPRQFSASDAIAGEGPPRRGGRMGPAVEVRSNGLTQWRPVTTGLSNYEDIEIVEGVAEGDTVLYNLSSGALQQRADFRDRMRERSSVPGMQRSR
- the bshB1 gene encoding bacillithiol biosynthesis deacetylase BshB1 gives rise to the protein MHKSHPAAAPYDLISVGAHPDDVEVGTGGVLCKMAQQGRKVGIVLLTEGEMGTGGNRGVRRKEADEAARIMGATIIKRFDWGDSKLADSYEHRAALAALIRKHRPRIILAPHWDGFTGRRQSHPDHLAAGRIVMNAANLASLAKLGGPHDAHRVAAIYHYFLPSSVSPSFVVDISAQFDQWMAALSAHKTQFLNPRKTRDYMWSLDTMARSFGARIGVRYGQGFLSAEPLRIDDPMTLVQGDQVVI
- a CDS encoding phosphatase PAP2 family protein; amino-acid sequence: MPDWLIAIDTRLFLQLNVGSANEFFDWLMPIVTSITYIRYAVAAALIPLVVFGGGKGRAVVLIAIVLVAITDQTASYLLKPLVGRPRPCHDVEGARILTRCGRTLSFPSGHATSTMAAALFFGLLYRRWLWTLIGVSVLVSYSRVYVGVHYPFDLLGGWVYGGLCGLGMISLYRRHLRVLLARWRVFADTPSAPGGAGDR
- the modA gene encoding molybdate ABC transporter substrate-binding protein, with protein sequence MMARIVGWTMLLLAILGACSPGKQKKPLVILAAASLQNPLDSLLSEFERENDTDVRVAYGASGMLAQQIRSGARADLFLTADTTWIERLLDGDVDRIAAWTPWLTNRLVVAVHKNATYRVDSLADLKAEAIAHIVIADPQSAPVGRYAEAALRQCGLSGQVQDRMIIAENAAAATRTLRVGLADAAIVYETDLRPFTDLRIGCIVPDTLYPPVVYGLVVLDRMPANDASRAELLGFLISERARSVFAQAGFQPLPQQMRLSAGGQ
- the modB gene encoding molybdate ABC transporter permease subunit translates to MTQADWDALRLSLVIALGATAWITIPGIAVGGLLGRRKLRGRALIESVVALPLVLPPVVTGFAVLYLSSPRGPLGSVWDAIGGTPAFTPWGAILASGIVAFPLLARSAAAAFAGVDERLVDTARGFGAGRVLILRSVIWPQTKAGIGSGVLLAFGRALGEFGATVIVAGNIPGMTQTIPSAIYQRVQIGDDAGALRLVLIAAILALATIGWATVILNRRSVVQ
- a CDS encoding SDR family NAD(P)-dependent oxidoreductase, which encodes MNPLSTKRVLVTGAAGFIGSHLTERLMGLGSRVRALLRYDSQNRLGHLAELPNLDKIEIVRGDLKDPEAVRSVVNGCEYVFHLGALIGIPFSYQNPTDYVQTNVVGTLHVLNACRDAGVRRLVHTSTSEVYGTAQFVPITLDHSRRGQSPYAASKIGADALVESYARAFDLPAVILRPFNTYGPRQSPRAVIPTIIRQALTGNVIRLGATDPTRDFLYVADTVSGFIAAATADLPPGTELHIGTGVETSIGDVVKIVGEILGKPLDVVTEPQRIRPAQSEVERLCCDYSRASDLMGWNPTVDVKSGITKVIDWMMKQESASHAARLPHEQYTT